The stretch of DNA CGCCATGCGCGGCGGCGATGTCGCCGAGAGGTACCGTCAGGGCCGGCTCGAGGAGATCGCGCGCTACTGCCTCGACGACGCGCGGGTGACGGCGCAGTTGTACGACCGGCTTCGGCCGATCATCTCGATCATGGACGGCGGAACGACCTTATGACGCCGGCCGGAACCCGGCGCCACAGGTCTGTTCATGCCGGGACGATGACGGCGCCGAACCGCCGGATGACCTCCGCCAGCAGCCGCCGATGGCCGATCAGCGCGCCGAGACTTCGGGCGGCGATTTTAGGCTTCGCCCGCTCGTGAATCCCGAGGGAGACGATGTCCTCTCCGACGCGTGAATTCCATACGATGCCCTCCGGAGCGCTGGGATGAAGAAAAATCGGCCGCGACCACTGTTGTGATATCGCATGCGGGGCGCTGAGCAGCGACGCGCCCGCGCCGATCTGCCTGAGGCCGTTCGATGTCCGCAGGTCGACACACGTGATCGGTCTTGTGAAGGTGACCGCGGCGAGCGCGAAGTTCCGGAGGGCGGTCGCGGAAACGGGGACGCCTGCGCCCGCCGCGCCCTCACCGCCGAGCGGGCCGGGCGCCAGCAGGAGACGTTCCACAAAGGCGCCCACGTCGGTTTGGGATGCGTAGAGCACCCCCACCCCGTACTGCGTCCGCGGATCGTTGAAGCGGCCGTCCCGCTTGTTGAAGTGCATGGGATCGCGACCGCCGGGGTACACGCGCCAGGCCGAACCTTCGATCATCGTCATCGGCAGCGTTCGCGCCGCCAGATCCGCGGGCGGCGCCGGGCTTCTGGTTCGTCTATCCAAGGCCATACGATGCGTAGGTCCGTGCAAGCGACAGGACTTCGTCGGCTTGCCCCGCGCGGAGCGCATCGAGCGGCGTTTGGCCTCCAAGATCCGGGTGGGGGCTGAGCAGGAAGAACACCTGCTGCCACGGGTCGTGCGGGCTCAAGACCTCGATGGCCGATGGGATCCAGGGCCAGACGCCGTTGGGGCCGAGCTGCCAGATCGGGTACCGAAATCCGTGCCGGCCCACCGGCAGAGCGATGAGGCGGTGGTTGCGGCGGCGGAGGTCGATGGCTTGGCGCGTCAGATGAAGGCGGTGACCCAGTTGTTCGGCGCTCAACGTGCCGCCTTCAGCCTCCAGCACCCGCTGCCGGGCTTCCAGGCCGCGAAGCTGAGCGGCGGCGATCACATCGTCGTCACTCGCCTTGGCCGGATCCGGCAGCACGGCCTCGAGCGTCGTCACCACCGCCAGGAGATCCGAGTCTGCGCCGGCCGCCTTGGCTAGAGTGGTCGGGGTCGCCTGACCGATCGCCCCGACGGCGGCGCGGAGGAAGCGAGTAAGGATGGCCCGGCGAAGCGGCTCTTTGGTTCGTTCTACCAGCGTGGCGACCGACGCGTAGAGCGGGTCGGTCGCATCGGGAATTGCCGTCTCCGGCCTGGTCGCGCCCCTGCGCTGCGAT from bacterium encodes:
- a CDS encoding RES family NAD+ phosphorylase; this encodes MTMIEGSAWRVYPGGRDPMHFNKRDGRFNDPRTQYGVGVLYASQTDVGAFVERLLLAPGPLGGEGAAGAGVPVSATALRNFALAAVTFTRPITCVDLRTSNGLRQIGAGASLLSAPHAISQQWSRPIFLHPSAPEGIVWNSRVGEDIVSLGIHERAKPKIAARSLGALIGHRRLLAEVIRRFGAVIVPA